Part of the Apium graveolens cultivar Ventura unplaced genomic scaffold, ASM990537v1 ctg7142, whole genome shotgun sequence genome is shown below.
ataaagttacgagatactttatttagtccgatatatatccaaatatatatctcttaaacatttcctggaacctctgttatgtaaagtatgaacagagctggtaacatccaatgaattttggaaaggaaaagaattttggcataaacccgatatcttgctgatcaggcaacgataccaataagtaaccttttctactagtagatggatgaatcccccaccggtcatcaccctggccacataaggtccttgtgctggaccaccacccggcctcttacgcgttgatggactgccacccagccacttacactttgatagaccgtaccccggcctgtcgcttatgccgactcaattagatgggcttacttcccgaacgttgggtaagtaatcaattcatttgttttctcaaaacagcaaccacgttgcgaatgtaaaatgcaccacagagctggatcccccaggttttgagcgagtatttaaatcccctttgaaaggaagatcttaaatataaaaatgagttttggggtccactctaactttaaaaatcattttgaagactcgaaaacattttaagaatgtttggagtactgctgatttattaaaataaatcagtcccgatatattagaaaatatatgaataatatatttaaataatattctcataaagataatccttataaaaataatcgaagtagaagttttaaaacttatacttgaaatggatattaaataaccaaagatatacttatatgaaagtactatctttatttgaataatcgaaaataagtatGATtcttgacaccttattctttaataaaataaagaatatatttcagtaataagcggagtcataatacctcgaatgaatattataaataatattcattaaataaaataaaggagtcatacatcctcaaatgaatattcaaataatattcaattaataaaataaaaggagtcataagtcctcggatgaatattcgaaataatattcaataataaaataaaggagtcataagtcctcggatgaatattcaaataatattcaataataaaataaaggagtcataagtcctcggatgaatattcgaaataatattcaataataaaataaagttatcgaataaaccttattcgattaatagttttgaaaactataaccatatatatatataaatatattataaaatctactcgggatcctcgactcccggttttagaaaatgttttcacctttgggtccctatactaagggtatatgcaatttaccgctattctctagcataggtattatcaactgaaccaacagatataaatggcaagaatacgaaacaggcatgcatatttaccatatcacatgctacaatatatcgcaagtgtcttaccaactgcctattacaccttacataaatgtttcatacttcaattagtcctttaaggtctttaacctatgtttcaaagtaaggcaaggggtaagggttcgttcgcgaaacgtcgttacttaaaacggccgtttctcctaaaccgttcatcggaatcaaatgaaccacatatcaaaatgaagctcgtaacatgaactatctaaacatggcaatggtcaaaacctagcagtgagttcaagggttctgatgtaagaacaaaaaacagtctacggtaaatcgggcattatggcggctatgtttaccgcgatttcccaaatttataccattccaaaacaaccaccaatcaacccaaatcatcatacaaccaacatccatccaaaacacactcaTTGCTTTTTTCCTTTAGGTAAATCAGTCAATTTCCAAGTATTGTTAGGAGATAAAGCTACTAATTCTTTGTTCATTGCTTCAATCCAAGAGGATGTTGTGAAGCTTCTGAATAAGGGAAGGTTCAATTATATCACATATCTTAGAGATAATACATTTCTTCTCACAAGGAAGGTCAGAAAACTGTACTAGATTACACCAGTGATTAGACAGCAAAACTGTATTGCAGTAAAAATCTTTAAGTATCCAGGAGGCTTATGATATCTGGTTGATTGTCTTAAAGAAGGCAGATGAGTATCCAGAACAGAAGTATTGATATCATGCACTAAAGAAGGGTCAGTCGAAGAAATACTATTAGTATCATGAGTATTTGAAGAATTAGGAGTATTTGAGAGATCAATGTAAGAATTCAAAGTTGGACTGTTAGTATCAACTGAACTAGCGTTTCATCAGAACAAGAAACATTTACTCATGATTAATGATAGATGAAAAAGGAGTGACAGAAGAAAGATAAATGACTGTTGGATAAGATGAAGCGGAAGTTTCATTTTGAAATAAGAAGGGAAAATGTTTTTTAAAGAATGTGACATCTCTGGAAGTAGTCACTTTGTTTGTAGCAATGCCTAAAACCTTTTATCCTTTAATATGTATTAGGAGTATCCTAAAAATACCCCAGGAACAGCTCGAGGATGAAATTTGGTTCTGTGGACAGTTAGAGTGTTAACAAACATAAGCAACCAAATGTTCTAAGATGGTCTAATTCTGGAGGTTGATTAAAAAGTTTGAAATAAGGAAAGTGATTATTGATACTAGCTAATGGCATTTGATTAATCAAATAGGTTGCACAAAGAATACACTCATCCCAATATCGAAGAGGTACTTTAGACTGGTAAGATAAAGCTCGAGCAGTTTCAAGCAAGTGTTTGTTGCTTTCTTTCTACTACCCCATTCTGTTGGGGTGTGTATGCACAACTTTGTTGATGAAGAATACCTTGCTTTTGACAGAAAACTTGCAAATCACCTTCACAAAACTCCTTTGCATTGTCAGATCTATACTTTGAATCTTAGTTTTGAACTGAGTTTCACATAGGCAGCAAATTTCAACAAAACAAAAATAACCTCAGATTTAGGTTTTAACAAATGAACACAAGTAAATCGGTTGTAAGCATCAACCACAGTTAAAAACTGATTACAACCATTTGGAGTTTTTGTTTGATATGGTCCCCAGATATCTAAATGGATCAATTCAAATACACCTTTTGTTTTGATACAACTACAAGAAAAAGACTTTCTAGTCTGTCTTGCTGCAGGACAAACTTGACAGATGAATTGATTGGCACAATTTTTGGTATCACATTATGGATTACTAGCTTGAGATGAGAAAATGGTTTATGCCACATCCTTAGATGCCATAACTGGGCTTCTTCAACTATTGTGCAACATATTTGTGACTCGGTTTCTTCAGGTTCAGTATGATATAATCCATTGTGAAGACTACCAAGAAGCATTTGATTCCTCTGTGAAAGGCCCTGAACATAACACTTGTCATGAATGAAAACTACTTGACAACTCAAATCCTTACATAACCTCTTAACCGAAATCAGATTGAAATAAAACTCAGGAACATAAAGTACATTATATAAAATGATGTCATTATTTAGAGATATTTTCTTATATGAGTTATCTGAACTTTTCTCCCATCTGGAACAGTAATGAACTTATTGCTACCAGTAACTAATTTGTAATCTTTAAATAGATCAATATTAGAGCAAATATGATATGTTGCCCCACTGTCTATAATCCAATCTTTATCATATTTAGACATAAGACATATATTTCCTGCTAGAAGAGCATGAGTGTTCTAAGAGTCCTCATTTTGCTTGACAGAAGAAAAACCAGATTGCTGACGTTTGTTTAACATTTCCAGAAATTGATTGTACTGAGCAGCAGAAAAAGTGGTGGAGGATGAGCCTTCTtctttaatcaaatcagcttGAATTGTAGCAGCAACCTTCTTATCCCTGTTAGATTTGAACCCTGGTGGAATCTTGCAATGAGTGCGGAAATATTGAGGTTTTCTCCCAGGAGCACCTGCCTGAACTCCTTTTGTAGTTTTGTTAGGTACAAACTGATTCTTGTTAAACATACTTTGTGgcttaaaattcttgaaatttttcttctttgaaaaacaGGCTAAAGATTCAGTTTGACTTGTCACAGATGATAACTCCTTGTGTATTTCTTCTTGAGCAAAGAGCCTATAAGCATTAGCGATGTTAGGCATAGGATATTGCATCAATATATTCCCTCTCACAGATGCAAATTCTTCATTTAGTTTCATTATAAATTGAATCATTCTTTGATCTTGCTGCATCTGATAAACCCTATGTTCCAGATTACATGTGCATTTCAAACAGGTACAAGTAGGAAACGGATTTGCATCATTGACTGCATCCCAAATCATTTTAATTTTAGTGAAGAATTCAGATATATTATTAGAACCTTGACTCAATTCAGCTAACTGCTGCTCCAGTGAATACACTTGTGTCATGGATGTATAGCCAAACCTTTCCTCTAGTTCAATCCAAATTTCACGCGCACTTTTGAGAAACAGAACACTTTTAGCTATCACATCATCCATATTGAACAACAACCAAGCACACACTAGATCATTACACCTTTCCCAGGCTTTATACTCAACTGTAGTTGGTTCAGGCTTGCTTATAATACCATCAACAAAATCGATTTTAATCTTAGCTAATAGACTTAGCATCATCGAACATTTCCAGTTATTGAATCCAGTATCATTGAATTTGACGGATACTAACTGAGTAGTATTAGAATCAGAAGGATGAATGAAATAAACACGGGTAGGATCCTTATTAGGTGGTAAACACGGTCTAGATCTAGTTTCAGACATAGTGAATCGAGTAATgaattgatttatttttgaagATTGGTGAATTAACAACAAATCATTGCTTAGATTGAAGAGAATCAGAATATACTGGTCTAATCACAAAATTAACAATAAATCGTTGCTTAAATTGAAGAGAATCAAAATATACTGATCTAATCACAATTTTGATGAAGAAAATTAATGAATTAACGATAGATCGTTCCCAAATTCTATAAACAACTAATATGCACACACAAAACATTTATACATCTCAACCAATATCAACAAAACACTAATCGTTACTAATCGCAAAGCTTGAAATCAGAAATTATTATGAACAATGAAATTGCTAGGAAATATCGATGACGACGAATCGAATAAATCGACGATCTATATaatgaagaattgaagacaagAACAAGATCACCTGAAAAGAACACCGATTAACTGTTGATTTTGATTGAAAtcatgctctgataccatgatgATAATGCAAATATAATGCATTGAAGGTGTAGAAATGAGAACTAGAAGATATTATTTTCTATAATCCATCTGAATCTGTTTTACAAACTTAACAAAttatgaagaagaagaatagagTCTTATACACACTACTACCACTTTTGTCACTTTTTCAATGACTATATATACTGCAAATTGTGTCCACAGAATTTATAACAGAATGTTGAGCTGTAATTAGCTGAGCTGGGCATTAGCTGGCAGAGATGAGGTCAGAGATGAGGTGGCTAGAGTAATGGTTGAACGTATAGGACCAACAGAATTTGCATACATGGATATGCCGAAGGAAATGAAAGACTTAGGTTTTACAGAATTATTTCTACAGTGACTGAGTTTATATTATCGGTTTCGCTAAACTGTGAACACTTGGAAATAATTCTACCAGTATGTTGTTATTTCAAATTAATGTGAAAAATGAAAATTGTATTGAATGAATAAAATGTACAGATTGTTTTGAGTTATATACAAGTTTACAAGAACAAACTTTTAGGCGGGAAGTAACTAACTCTCAACTAGATTAAATGTCTAATCTACCCTTAACTAATTTCTAACTTAACCACTATCTATCTTATGCAGTCTAATACCCTCCTTCAAATTGGCAGGTCTGAACATGTTTCGAACTCCCAATTTGCTCAATAAATACGTTAGTCTTGCAGCTATCAAAGGTTTAGTAAGTAGATCAGCTGGTTGCTGTTTGGTAGACAAGTACACAGGTTGCACCAGCCCTTCCTTGACTTTATCTCTGATGAAATGACATTCCAGCTCGATATGCTTTGTCCTCTTATGAAGAACTAGATTTTCAGCTATGTGAATTGCAGATGTATAATCACAATACAAAGGAACTGGTGTAGGAATCTTGAAATATATTTCTTTGAATAGATTGTACAACCAAGTGACTTCACATAGTATAGTTTCCAAAGCTCTGTATTCCGCCTCTGCAGAAGATCTTGCTATTGTATTCTGCTTTTTGCATTTCCATGAAATAAGTGAATCTCCTAACATGACACAATATCCAGACAATGATCTTCTAGTCATAGGACATGTAGCCCAATCAGCATCACAAAAAGCTTTCAATTTTAATGGACTTTTAGCTGATAAAAACATACCTTGGCCAGGATTACCCTTTATGTACCTTACTAATTTCAGTGCAGCCTTCCAATGAACATCTGTTGGTGCAGCCATAAACTGACTCAATATATGCACTGGATAAGAAATGTATGGTCTGGTAATTGTCAAATAAATCAACTGCCTAACCAATCTTCTGTATTGCATAGCATCAGGAAAAGATGTTCCAGAATCATACTGGAGATTATGTTGAGCTTCCATGGTTATAGCACTTGGATTTGCAGCTAACAGACCTGTATTCTCCAGCAAATTCATTGCATACTTCCTTTGATGTATATATATGCCTTCTGAAGACCTTGTTATTTCAAGTCCAAGAAAATAGTTCAAGTGTCCTAAATCTTTCAGTTTGAACTTAGAAGCAAGAAACTCTTTTATCTTTCCAATTTGCTTGACATAAGAACCAGCCAGTATTATGTCATCAGCATAAACCAGCAATACTGTAACTGAAGTAACTGAATGTAGATAAAATATAGAAGCATCTCCCCTTGATTGTGTAAAGCCAAATTGGATAACAGCATCAGAAAGCTTATCAAACCACTGACAGGATTAGTGCCAACAAAAGAAGCAGGAATAGGCACACCTGGAGGCAATCTCATGTACACTTCTTCATGAAGATCTCCATTTAAAAAAGCATTGGTAATGTCCAACTGATTAATATGCCAGTTTTGAATAGCAGCAATGGATAGTACCATTCTGACAGTGGCCATTTTAGCTACTGGTGGAAAGGTTTGAAAATAATCCACTCCTGCAGTCTGTGTAAAACCTTGAGCCACCAATCTGGCTTTATATCTTTCCAAAGTACCATCAGATTTATACTTGACTTTATAAATCCATTTACAACCCATTGCCTTCTTGCCGGGAGGAAGAGAAGTAATTTGCCAAGTATTATTGGCTTCCAAAGCACTCAGTTCTAATTGCATTGCTTTACACCGGTTAGAATCTTTTATAGCTTGAGAATAAAATAAGGTTTCAGGGATGACAGTGGAATTTGCTACAAAAGCCTGATAAGTTGGTGTAAAACCTTGCACGGAATCAACAATATGAAGTGGATATGTAACAGTTGTGGCACAAGTCTTATTAAGAATTGTTGGAAGACCTGTATAATCTGAGAACTTAACTGGTAATTGTTTTACTCTAATAGGTCTAGAACTTTTCTCAGGTATAGGTAATACTGTAGCAGAACCACTATCAGAAGAAGATATATGATCAGTGTTATCAGAATCATGAGAATTATCAAGATGAGAATTAGCAGAAGGTGAAGTATCATGAGAATGATGTGAATCATATGAAATAGAAGGAAAATGATGATGTTCCAGCTCAGTGTGTGCAGAAGATGGAGTATTTGACAATTACTAAATCATCAATAAAAGAAGAATCTGAAGGAAACATGGTTGAAGTAATGGAAACAGATGTAGTATAGGGAAAAACATTCTCATAAAAGACAACATCTGTAGACACAAACTTATGACATGTTTCAATATTAATGAGTTTGTAGCCTTTTTGATGTTGAGGATATCCAATGAACACATATTTAGTTGCTCTTGGAGCAAACTTATCTGCTCTCTTAGACAAGGTAGAAGCATATGCAAGACAACCAAATACTCTCATATGATCATAGAGAGGTGGTTTATGAAAAAGTATTTCATAAGGAGATAAGTTGTTTAAGATTTTAGATGGAGTTTTGTTTATGATATAAGTGGTAGTGAGTAAACAATCTCCCCAAAGATGAATTGGAACTTTTGAATTGAATTTGAGAGCTCTTGCAACAGAAGAAGATGTCTGTGTTTTCTTTCAGCCCTTCCATTTTGTTGAAGAGTCTCAACACAAGAACTTTGATGATCAATTCCATAAGACTGAAACAATTTTGTAAGAtctttattaaaaaaatttgagcCATTATCAGATCTCACAATTTTAACTAAGGCTTTGAAATGATTCTTAATGTGAATCAGAAAATTAGAAAAAATTAAGAATACTTGAGATTTATTTGATATCAAGAAGGTCCAGGTACATCTACTACAGTCATCCACTATAGTAAGAAAAGAATTACAAGTAAAATATGTCTTATACTTGTAAGGCCCCCACAAATCACAATGTAACAAATGAAAAGGTTCAGTAGAATGACTAGTACTAGCTGGAAAAGAAGACCTGATTTGTTTAGCAAAATGACAAACATCACAAGGAATAAAACTACAGAACTCAACTTGAGTAGCAATAGCACTAATCTTCTGCATTACAGGAAAAGGTATGTGACCTAATCTAGAATGCCAAAGTTTTGAATTGTCTGAATGAGCAGCATTACAGTGAGCTGAAACTTGAGGAAACAGAGAAGTGAATTGTGATGAAGTTGGTAGAAGTAACTTGTACAGTGAACCTTGGAGTTTACCAATCCCCAATGTTTTCTTCATTATACAGTCCTGAATAACACACAGATGAGATAAAAATTGAAGTGTGCAAGGCACAGATAAAGTCAGTTTACTGACAGAAATCAAGTTGAATTGGAAACTAGGTACCAAAAGAACATCATAAAGAGTAAGTTCAGATGTTAACACTATAGTTCCTTTAAGTTTAACCTTTGTAAACTCTCCATTAGGTAAGTGTGTATGTGTCTGTCTCTGTAAAGCTAAGAAGCAACAAGAACAATATGAAGAGGTTATGAAAGTTACTCAGTTTTTGATTGGATTAAATGAAGTTTACACTAATATTCGTGGTCAATCCTTATGATGAATCCTATCCCTCCACTAACAACTGTTTTGTCACTATTGCAACAAGAAGAACACCAGAGAAATTATGTAGCTCTGTCAAACACTACTGACTGAGTCTGCTGCTCTTATGAGTAAAGCTAGGTTTCCTAGATCTGATTTCAAGAAAACTGATGTTAAGATGCCTGATGGAAGGAGGTTTAATCTGGAGTGCACTTATTATCATGGAAAGAATCATACTAAGGATCGTTGTTTTCATTTGATTGGTTTTCCACCAAAGAATAAGCAAAATGTTGCTCCTGCTAAGGCTAATCATCAGGAGAACAATTTTGTTGCTCAAATTGCTGCTTCATCCACAGTGCCAACCTCTACTGAGAAAGTTGAAAGCTCTGCTGGTCCTGAAAACTCTGTTGGAAATTGTTTGTCTGATATTCAGTATCAACAGTTATTGAATCTTCTAAATCAAAGTCAATTGTCTCAAACAAACTTTGAACCACCTCAATCAGGTACTCTGTCTCGTTCCTGTTCACTTCTGTATGCCTTGTTAATTGTCATGCCTCTAGAGATTGGATTCTTGATTCAGGAGCAACAGACCATATTACATGTTGTCATGATTTGCTCTCTAATCTTCTTGCTTGTGATATTGATATATGTTCATCTTAAATTTTATGTAATATCCATAAATAGTAAGATTTTCTTGTGCAAGAGAGCTTAAAGCCTTTTTTAACACAAAAATGTGTGGACCATTACTCTGAGAGAAACGCATATTGATATCATCCCAAACATCACTTGCAAGAGCAATGTAAACAAGACTAGAACGAATCTCAGGAACAACAGAGTTAAGAAGCCAAGTAATTATCATATCATTGCAACGCTGCCAATGTGCAAGATAAGAAGATGATTCAGAAGGAACCTTGAATTTTCCGGTAACAAAACCAAGTTTATTCTTCGCTAAAAGTGCAAGAGACATCGATCTTTTCCATTCATTGAAGTTTTCACCATTCAAGACACTAGTAACAAGAACTTGACCAGGATGATCTAAAGGATGTAGATATAATGGATGACTCGCATCCAAAGTAACTGACTGATATGAACTTTCAAGATCAGATTCTGGAGTTTTTGTAGCATCTGTAGAATTATCCGTCGATGTAGACATAATGTTTGATGAAATGTCACACAGAGAGAGATTgatagaaaaagaaaatgatCGTAAAATGATCGAATTCAATCAATTTTACTATGATTACTATCAACAACCAGTAGAATGATTGTTGCAAATAGAAACACTGAACTTTACTACTGAAAGAACGAAAAACAAGAATGAAAAAAACTTGATTGAAGCTTTAATGGCGGAAAAAGATGTAACAAACTAAAGAAACAGAGatcatagctctgataccatgtagAATTTCTAATATGAAAAATGAAAATTGTATTGAATGAATAAAATATACAGATTATTTTGAGTTATATACAAGTTTACAAGAATAAACTTTTAGGCGGGAAGTAACTAACTCTCAACTAGATTAAATGTCTAATCTACCCTTAACTAATTTCTAACTTAACCACTATCTATCTTATGCAGTCTAATAAAATTGTCCGGCTTTTACTGTGTTTAATTAGGAGGCCTAAGTTTTATTCATTTTACTGGTAAAATACCGTTGAGTTTAAGCAGCCTCATGTAGTTCTTTCATTTTAGTTAAAAGTTTAAATCTCTCTGTTCAtggttattttattttatgatgACATGAACGCAAATTTCTTCTAAATAAGACATAATTTCTagttaattttattaaaaaaaacttTTTCAAATAAAACATAAATGCAAACTTTCCTCTTGACAGATCATTAACCTCAACAACACTGTTCGTAGTCATCTTTCATACAAAGTATGGAACGTGAACTTTATCGACACATTAGCGTATTTGAATTTAAATAgctttttatataattattaagcAAAAACAAAATTAGGTTTTTTATTACTTATTTGATAGAAAAAGAGTTATAAGTGTTGCCAACTCCATCTCGTCTTACAGTTACTCATCCTTCAAAATCTTCTCGTGCTAGACAATTGCCTTTTAAATTCTCTTACTATACTGGTCTTCCTTCACATTTTTGCAACCAATATTACCTTAATGCTTGTACTACCTTACCTACATATGTGGTTGATCCGCCTTTTGATGCATCCACAGTGGTGTTCATGTCCTCTCAAAGTTTCTGAGCCACCTACTTATAAACAAGCTGTCAAACTGTCTGCTTGGTGTGAAGTTATGAGTGTCAAATTGGCAGCTCCAGAAGCCAACC
Proteins encoded:
- the LOC141703874 gene encoding uncharacterized protein LOC141703874 — protein: MSETRSRPCLPPNKDPTRVYFIHPSDSNTTQLVSVKFNDTGFNNWKCSMMLSLLAKIKIDFVDGIISKPEPTTVEYKAWERCNDLVCAWLLFNMDDVIAKSVLFLKSAREIWIELEERFGYTSMTQVYSLEQQLAELSQGSNNISEFFTKIKMIWDAVNDANPFPTCTCLKCTCNLEHRVYQMQQDQRMIQFIMKLNEEFASVRGNILMQYPMPNIANAYRLFAQEEIHKELSSVTSQTESLACFSKKKNFKNFKPQSMFNKNQFVPNKTTKGVQAGAPGRKPQYFRTHCKIPPGFKSNRDKKVAATIQADLIKEEGSSSTTFSAAQYNQFLEMLNKRQQSGFSSVKQNEDS